Below is a window of Candidatus Aegiribacteria sp. DNA.
CTTACAGGTCGATTAAGTCCTTCTTCTGCAGTGGGATACTATTACTTCTTATTTTTACGCTCAATTACAAAGTGATGTGTAAGGTATCCTATAGCGAAGCCGATCAGGGCAACGAAGAATATAAGGATTATCATGGACATGCTTATAGTCCAGAAGAAAAGATGCACATCGGCTACATTTGAGTTCTGAATGACGAAGACAACAAGTACTACCGCCAGGATCAGAATTGCGACCATTTTAGGTTTCATATTACACCACCTTGCTTTGAGTATTTACAATACTTTCCAATTTCTTTTTGATTCGAGCGTCAACTTTGAGGAATGAGTAGAATTCAGAATCATTTTTGATGTCTGTTTCAAAAATTTTCGAAACAAACGTGAAATATTCCTTTGTCCAGTTATACGCGGACTTTCCCATAAGCAGGTGCTGTGCGAGTATAACACTATTCTCGAATTGTTCATGGATACTGTATTCATCATCATCAGGATTCAAGCTTCTCCGTTGACCGTCGATTTCAAGAATACTCTGAGTAATACCATCAACTACCTGGTGTAGTAACTCGTGAATGGCTATGTAGTAAGATTCGAAAACCTCTTTGCTGTTGTCAGGCATTTTAGCAAGAGCGCATGCGGAGGAGCTTCGCATACCCCTACCGTTTTTCCTCATTCCTTCCGAAAGATAAATGCTGATGGAAGGTAGACCCTGGTTTCTGAGAAACGACAGTATCCTGCAGTTGTCTTCGCTTTCCCATATTTCTTTGAATTGATTGATCATTCTGAGATACTCTTCACTTCTACTCTCCCAGTATTCGGAGTAAAACAAATCGTACTCGGATTTCGCTGTTTCTGTAAATTTCAGTAGACCTGTAGTGTTTGTGTTTCTGTATATATCCTGAAGAAAACGGAGACACATGGATTCGGTTTCTGCAAATCCATTTTTCATCTTGTTACCTGGTATGCTGAGATATCTGAGCCCCCTGAACATCGAATCAATAGTAGTGAAAAACGCCGGCATGAAAGACAGGAATACAAGGTTATCGTCATCAATCCCTTTGAGGCTTTCATAGAGAGATGACGTTTTCTCACCCTTTAAATCGGATATGTATTTTACATAGTCGCTATCGTAGTTTGACGCAACACTATTGATATCAATATGGGCGAGAATATGCAGAAGAATGTCCGTCTTTTTCTCTGTGAGTATTTTCGTATCATGGATACTATCCAGGCAAATTAAGTTCAACAGTCGTACCTTTCATTCGATCTTGAAGTTGTTATGCGAACTGTCCGAAGGCAGTTAAGCGGTCCACATAAACCAGCTTGTTGATCATATTTTCCGAAAAATGAGCAATAACCTGTTTTGTTGCTCATAAGTTTCACTTAAAAAAGATCCCTCCCCTCAGCGATATTAAGTAGTTCTGAGAATGCGTAAATACCCGCTCGTCGACCACCTCCCGGTCGTATTGTTGTAAGGGTACAATTATCTCTAAGCAATTTCAGTATCCTTCTTGCGGTTGGAGAAGGTATTTCTGGATCCTTAATGAAATCCGGTGATCGGAAAATTGGTCTCTGGAAAATGAAGTCCAGGGCATTAATGCTATACTGTGAATGAATAACCTTAGAGAATTCAGCTTTGCTCTTTTCATATAAACCAAGGATAGCATCAGCTTTCCTTTGATTCTCCTCAGCCTGCTGGATTATTGCTTCAAGGAAATAGCTTACCCACTGAGTCCAATCTCCATCGCGTGATACAGTAAGAAGTCGCTCATAATACTCATCGCGATTTCGTTCAAAAAAGGCGCTAATGTAAAACATGGGGACAGATAGTAGTTCCGTCTTAGCCATGAACAACGGTACAAGCATTCGTCCAAGTCTACCATTACCATCAAGAAATGGATGTATAGCCTCGAATTCGGCATGGAGAACAGCCAATTGGACAAGGCGATCCAGCGAATCGGCATGTATATATTTCTCCCATGCACTCATTGCATCCGGAAGTATACCAGCTGAAACAGGTATGAACTTTGCTTCCTCAATCGTGCATCCAGGTGGACCAATCCAGTTAGATCCCTTTCGATATTTTCCAGGTGATTTCTTATGACCACGAACCCCGGTCATCAGTACTTTATGTGTTTCCCGAATAACCCGTTGGCAGAGGGGTAGTTTCTCAAGCATGATCTCAGCGTGATACATAGCCTGTCTATAGTTAAGGATCTCTTCTATATCATCACGTTTCTCAACCGGGATCGACTTCACATCTCCTTCCGCTTCAAACTCCAGCACTTCACTCATTGTAGCCTGAGTTCCTTCAATTTTCGAAGACAGCACTGCTTCCTGTGTCATCAGTGGTGATAGCAACACAGCAACATTAGGTATCGCATGCAATGTTCCATCATATCTAGCCAATGCCGCGTTTGCCGGACCAATCAAAGGAATCAAACTTTCCCAATCCAAATCATCAGGAGGAAAACCTCCGATATGATACTTAACGGGTTCAGACATT
It encodes the following:
- a CDS encoding LapA family protein, encoding MKPKMVAILILAVVLVVFVIQNSNVADVHLFFWTISMSMIILIFFVALIGFAIGYLTHHFVIERKNKK
- a CDS encoding Fic family protein, which encodes MSEPVKYHIGGFPPDDLDWESLIPLIGPANAALARYDGTLHAIPNVAVLLSPLMTQEAVLSSKIEGTQATMSEVLEFEAEGDVKSIPVEKRDDIEEILNYRQAMYHAEIMLEKLPLCQRVIRETHKVLMTGVRGHKKSPGKYRKGSNWIGPPGCTIEEAKFIPVSAGILPDAMSAWEKYIHADSLDRLVQLAVLHAEFEAIHPFLDGNGRLGRMLVPLFMAKTELLSVPMFYISAFFERNRDEYYERLLTVSRDGDWTQWVSYFLEAIIQQAEENQRKADAILGLYEKSKAEFSKVIHSQYSINALDFIFQRPIFRSPDFIKDPEIPSPTARRILKLLRDNCTLTTIRPGGGRRAGIYAFSELLNIAEGRDLF